The sequence below is a genomic window from Acidobacteriota bacterium.
TTCTCCTCGCCGCCCACCTCAATTTTTTCATCGAGAAAGGCATCGCGCACCGTGAGAAGGCTGGGAAACTCCTTCTCGTAATCCCCAGGGGCGCCAAAGACGCGGCATACCTCACAAGGATTTGGATTCTTTTTGTCACAAAGATGGATTCTGATAAGTGGCTCTTTAACTACTTTAGCCAACTCTTTGTTTTTAGCCCGTTCTACTAAAGAGCGCATCTTTCCTTTAAGTGAAGAGCCGGGGATATAGGGTTTATTAGTAATCGGGTCCCGAATAATAACATTATCCACCCCCCCTATCTCGAGCTTTCCGCCACTTCCTCCTATGTGAAGACCGGTCTTTGCCTTTATCTTCCCCGTTACGATGAACTTACCTTTGAGGCTTAACGCTTTCCTCACTTCCATTATTCTTCTCCTCATAAGTGTTATCATAAGCTTTATGGTAGGCTAGGATAGCCTCCACGAAATCTACCAATTTTTTAAAATCATCCTCGTCTTTAACCTTATCGATGCAGATGGTTATTATCTCCTTAAATTGCTTAAGTTTACGGTTTTTTCCATAAGGATAAGCAAGTTTTGGCTTTAGGAGAAGTAATCTGCCTCTATCAAATCCCCGCAATTCCATCTTCTTTATCGCGCTAAATATTAACCGTATTTGTCGCTTAGAAATTTCCTTTTCTCGTCCAGCCGCCAATAATTTTCCTAACTCCTCAGCATGTTTCACCAACTTCTCAGCTATATAATCTTTTAAATTTGTCAACCCTTTGATATACCCTTTAACCTCCTCTGTTTTTTTATCTTTTTGATCTCTTCTCTCCGCTTGCTGTTTATCTCTCATCCTCTTTCTCCTTGGTTAATAATTCTACCCATCTTAAGGGCACATTAAGGTAATTAATACACCGTTCTATTTTTCCAGCTAATTCCCCACCTCCTCTACGGGCGAGGTAGTAGTGGAGCATCCACTTCCACCGCCCGTAAATAACCATATTGTCGAGCTCCTTTAGAGTAATTCTCTTCTTCCGTTCCTTCTCTACCTCCTTCTGGTACCAGTGATAGACAAGTGCTAACTTATGGAGAAAACTCCGGGGAAGCTTTTTTTCCTTAATCCGAACGAGCAACTCCTCCTTCAGTTCTCTCGCTTTTTCAAACTCTTCCCAAGAAAGCACCTGCCCAAAGAGGGAAAACGCATTCTTCCTCTTCTTGCCTTCTTCGTATTGTTTCGCTTGCTCAAGATTGTTCCCCGCTTTCTCCGCTGCCTTGTAAAGGGGGTATTTTGTTTTCTCGAGATCGAAACCGCCTGAGATGGTGATCCTCTCATTCCGAACATACTCCTTAAATTCCTCCCTTACCCGGAGAGCAAGAGAAAGAACCGCATCCCAAGAGCCGACGACGAAAAGGTCGTCACCACCGGAGTAGATTATGTAAAGCTTATCCTCTCCCGTCTCCTTACAGATATTGTTTAGATATCCTTCGAAAAAGAGGGAAAGTATCCG
It includes:
- the csm2 gene encoding type III-A CRISPR-associated protein Csm2, with translation MRDKQQAERRDQKDKKTEEVKGYIKGLTNLKDYIAEKLVKHAEELGKLLAAGREKEISKRQIRLIFSAIKKMELRGFDRGRLLLLKPKLAYPYGKNRKLKQFKEIITICIDKVKDEDDFKKLVDFVEAILAYHKAYDNTYEEKNNGSEESVKPQR